A window of Acinetobacter sp. TR3 contains these coding sequences:
- a CDS encoding IS1-like element ISPa14 family transposase has protein sequence MRITLEIKCPTCLSDSIKKNGIKVDGKQNYQCKDCKRQFIGDHALSYLGCNSGITRKILQLMVRGSGIRDIAEVERISIGKVLRTLTESTYQIQPKQSHYESLEVDEFWTFVGNKNNKQWLIYAYHRETGEIVAYVWGKRDLATVQRLKTKLKQLGIHYTRIASDHWDSFITAFKNCKQSIGKFFTVGIEGNNCKIRHRIRRGFRRSCNFSKKIENHFKAFDLTFFYINNGFI, from the coding sequence ATGCGAATAACTCTAGAAATCAAATGTCCAACCTGCCTCAGTGACAGTATAAAGAAAAATGGCATCAAAGTAGATGGGAAACAAAACTATCAGTGCAAAGACTGTAAACGTCAGTTTATTGGTGACCATGCTCTGAGCTATCTAGGATGTAATTCAGGCATTACTCGAAAAATATTACAGTTGATGGTCAGAGGTAGTGGTATACGAGATATCGCTGAAGTTGAGCGAATCAGTATCGGTAAAGTTTTACGTACTTTAACCGAATCGACCTACCAAATTCAGCCTAAACAAAGTCATTATGAGTCTCTTGAAGTTGATGAGTTTTGGACTTTTGTGGGAAATAAAAATAATAAACAATGGCTTATTTACGCCTACCATCGAGAAACAGGTGAGATTGTTGCTTATGTTTGGGGTAAAAGAGACTTAGCTACAGTTCAACGATTGAAGACAAAGCTTAAACAATTAGGTATTCACTACACCCGAATTGCAAGTGATCATTGGGACAGTTTCATAACTGCTTTTAAAAACTGCAAGCAAAGTATTGGTAAATTTTTTACTGTAGGTATTGAAGGTAATAATTGCAAAATAAGGCATCGAATTAGGCGCGGTTTTAGAAGGAGTTGTAATTTTTCAAAAAAGATTGAAAACCATTTTAAAGCTTTCGACTTAACCTTTTTTTACATCAATAATGGCTTCATTTAA
- the greB gene encoding transcription elongation factor GreB — MKSNLITRTGHDLLVAELKRLWHDERPEITKKVNWAASLGDRSENADYQYNKQILRKIDRRVRYLGKRLEELKIVDYMPEQEGKVYFGAWVEIENDDGEQKKLRIVGIDEIYDHHPQHISIESPMARALLSKEMDDEVEVITPLGKKVWYINSICYEKSKNV, encoded by the coding sequence ATGAAATCGAACTTAATTACGCGAACTGGACATGATTTATTGGTTGCCGAGTTGAAAAGACTATGGCATGACGAACGACCAGAAATTACTAAAAAAGTAAATTGGGCTGCAAGTTTGGGGGATCGTTCAGAAAATGCAGATTATCAATACAATAAACAAATACTCAGAAAAATAGATCGTCGTGTCCGTTATTTAGGAAAACGTCTAGAAGAATTAAAAATTGTCGATTATATGCCTGAGCAAGAGGGCAAAGTTTATTTTGGGGCATGGGTTGAGATTGAAAATGATGACGGAGAACAAAAAAAATTACGGATTGTTGGGATAGATGAAATTTATGATCATCATCCCCAGCATATTTCGATTGAGTCTCCAATGGCACGTGCATTATTGAGCAAAGAGATGGATGATGAGGTGGAAGTCATTACTCCATTAGGAAAAAAAGTGTGGTATATCAACTCAATTTGCTATGAAAAATCTAAAAATGTTTAA
- a CDS encoding transglycosylase SLT domain-containing protein: MHSNSSSGSRPSLNSLSSKLSFQTMVLGITILPFNSLNAEKSHQYNTVVTTNTLTVVAVENPTTVFKDGQFLHGFGYDLARNYAQSLNVKLDFKTVPDNATALKWIAQGKANLAMTTANLAAIESKQLVSFSASCGDQATLSKNGLNPQLNWVLKQADDPLTLTASGFVCQSKQLGTTQQLASFYNRNVVKPEAWSTIQKDLNQRLPIYKASFKQSASKYNLDWHLLAAIGYQESYLKPTSVSPTGVRGLMMLTNSTAQAMGVSNRSDPIQSIQGGAKYFDLMLDQFSNVPYPDRNWYALVAYNMGPGAVNQIQNRIKTQGKNPNQWVNLYDYLQRNQARNGRYKQAVQYVTRIRTYLEHLKTNSRIDV, encoded by the coding sequence ATGCACAGTAATTCAAGTTCTGGGTCGAGGCCTAGCCTTAACTCTTTATCTTCTAAACTTTCCTTTCAAACGATGGTATTAGGAATTACAATCCTTCCCTTTAATAGTTTGAACGCAGAAAAATCACATCAATATAATACAGTTGTAACAACCAATACATTAACGGTAGTTGCTGTTGAAAACCCAACAACTGTATTTAAAGACGGGCAATTTTTGCATGGTTTTGGCTACGATTTAGCACGAAATTATGCCCAGAGTTTAAATGTCAAACTCGATTTTAAAACGGTTCCTGATAATGCAACTGCATTAAAATGGATTGCTCAAGGTAAAGCTAATCTTGCTATGACAACTGCAAATTTAGCGGCCATTGAAAGTAAACAACTTGTGTCTTTTTCTGCAAGTTGTGGTGATCAAGCTACTTTAAGTAAAAATGGATTAAATCCTCAGCTCAATTGGGTACTTAAGCAAGCTGATGATCCGTTAACGCTCACTGCAAGTGGATTTGTTTGTCAAAGCAAGCAGCTTGGTACAACCCAACAACTTGCTTCCTTTTATAATCGCAATGTGGTTAAACCTGAAGCATGGTCTACGATTCAAAAAGACCTGAATCAGCGTTTGCCAATTTATAAAGCAAGCTTTAAACAAAGTGCGTCTAAGTATAATTTAGATTGGCATTTGCTCGCTGCAATTGGCTATCAAGAGTCTTATCTTAAACCCACATCGGTTTCTCCCACTGGTGTACGCGGTTTGATGATGTTGACCAATAGCACCGCTCAAGCAATGGGTGTGAGCAACCGATCTGATCCAATACAAAGTATTCAAGGTGGTGCGAAATATTTTGATCTGATGCTAGATCAGTTTTCGAATGTCCCTTATCCAGACCGTAATTGGTATGCTTTGGTCGCCTATAACATGGGACCAGGTGCAGTCAATCAGATTCAAAACCGAATCAAAACCCAAGGAAAGAACCCAAATCAATGGGTAAATTTATATGATTATTTACAGCGTAACCAAGCGCGAAATGGTCGATATAAACAAGCAGTTCAATATGTAACACGTATTCGAACTTACTTAGAACATTTAAAGACCAACAGTCGTATTGATGTCTAA
- a CDS encoding SCP2 sterol-binding domain-containing protein: MAAFLTDDWFATVEKLTAEAGDLNLPPTLANLAINLVVTDADGNTELALDAGKIQKGLSANAKTTLNMDAETLRKVFLEFDMAAAMQAFMTGKIKVQGDMSQLMALQTAKPSQEQKDLFKKVLEQTA, encoded by the coding sequence ATGGCTGCATTTTTAACTGATGATTGGTTTGCAACTGTTGAAAAACTTACTGCTGAAGCGGGTGATTTAAATTTACCACCAACACTTGCGAATTTAGCGATTAATTTAGTTGTAACAGATGCAGATGGTAATACCGAATTGGCTTTAGATGCTGGTAAAATCCAAAAAGGTTTGTCTGCAAATGCTAAAACAACTTTAAACATGGATGCTGAAACATTACGTAAAGTATTCTTAGAGTTTGATATGGCTGCTGCGATGCAAGCGTTTATGACTGGTAAGATCAAAGTACAAGGCGATATGTCTCAACTTATGGCTTTACAAACAGCGAAGCCAAGCCAAGAACAAAAAGATTTATTCAAGAAAGTACTTGAGCAAACTGCTTAA
- the ttcA gene encoding tRNA 2-thiocytidine(32) synthetase TtcA, producing MYAPVESNQGFNFKPELPTSSAYYRLLKKLRRQVGHAIRDYNMIEDGDKVMVCVSGGKDSYTLLDILLQFKRIAPINFDVVAVNLDQKQPGFPEDVLPRYMEENNIPYYILEKDTYTITKRLTPEGKTYCAVCSRLRRGSLYGFAQEIGATKVALGHHRDDIMATFFLNLFHGGSLKAMPPKLLSSDKKNILIRPLAYVEEKDIIKYADLRKFPIIPCNLCGSQENLQRAIINDMLREWDKQHPKRLHSIFGALQNVSPSQLADRELFDFEALDGQREFDMKDPEEMKNRLDVVNLSFAAE from the coding sequence ATGTACGCGCCAGTGGAGTCCAACCAAGGATTTAATTTTAAGCCTGAGCTTCCGACGAGTTCGGCATATTATCGCCTGTTGAAAAAGCTTCGTCGTCAAGTAGGGCATGCAATTCGTGATTACAACATGATCGAAGATGGCGACAAAGTCATGGTCTGTGTGTCTGGTGGTAAAGACAGTTACACGTTGCTTGATATTTTATTGCAGTTTAAACGTATCGCGCCGATTAACTTTGATGTTGTGGCTGTGAATCTTGATCAAAAACAACCAGGGTTCCCAGAAGATGTTTTACCACGTTATATGGAAGAAAATAACATTCCATATTACATTCTTGAAAAAGACACTTATACGATAACTAAACGCCTAACGCCTGAAGGTAAAACCTACTGTGCGGTATGTTCACGCCTACGCCGTGGTTCGTTATATGGCTTCGCACAAGAAATCGGTGCAACCAAAGTTGCATTAGGTCATCACCGCGATGACATTATGGCAACTTTCTTTTTAAATTTATTCCATGGCGGTAGCTTAAAAGCAATGCCACCAAAACTTCTTTCTTCAGATAAAAAGAATATCTTGATTCGTCCTTTGGCTTATGTCGAAGAAAAAGACATTATTAAATATGCTGATCTACGAAAGTTCCCAATCATTCCATGTAACTTATGTGGTTCACAAGAAAATTTACAACGTGCAATTATTAATGACATGCTACGTGAATGGGATAAACAACATCCAAAACGTTTACATAGCATCTTTGGCGCCTTACAGAATGTATCGCCTTCACAATTGGCTGACCGTGAATTGTTTGATTTCGAAGCCTTAGATGGGCAACGTGAATTTGATATGAAAGACCCTGAAGAGATGAAAAATCGTCTTGATGTAGTGAACTTGAGTTTTGCTGCTGAATAA
- a CDS encoding lytic transglycosylase domain-containing protein yields MMDTTKYIFVLFLGTIGFLNTTVSSYAGQTIYQFKDDNGTTLLTNKKKAEYNHLKVIKATYYPDSNIHSYSNWGSSEASVLPSYSRNKNAFDQMIRQASQQHGVSEGLIKAVMHTESGFNINARSPVGAQGLMQLMPATARRFNVSNAYDPQQNIFGGARYLSWLLKRFNGDTRLAIAAYNAGEGNIDKYGGIPPFRETQDYVRRVTSRFQNLYSSGLSSTSSSNNANTQVIAQSANYTSSNSEAMSAPKQYSRQIITLADGTFTDAPATYTTANATASARIRVSD; encoded by the coding sequence ATGATGGACACAACAAAATATATTTTCGTCCTTTTTTTGGGGACAATCGGTTTTTTAAATACGACAGTATCTAGTTATGCTGGTCAAACCATTTATCAATTTAAAGATGATAATGGTACAACTTTACTGACCAATAAAAAGAAAGCTGAATACAATCACCTAAAAGTGATTAAAGCGACCTATTATCCTGATAGCAATATTCATAGCTATAGTAACTGGGGGTCAAGTGAAGCCTCTGTTCTACCAAGTTATAGTCGTAATAAAAATGCTTTTGATCAGATGATCCGTCAAGCATCGCAACAGCATGGCGTTTCAGAAGGTCTGATTAAAGCCGTTATGCATACTGAGTCAGGTTTTAATATTAATGCGCGATCCCCTGTCGGTGCTCAAGGATTAATGCAACTGATGCCTGCAACTGCACGTCGTTTCAATGTGAGTAATGCTTACGACCCTCAACAAAATATTTTTGGTGGTGCGAGATATCTAAGTTGGTTGTTAAAACGTTTTAATGGGGATACACGCCTTGCTATTGCAGCGTATAACGCTGGTGAAGGCAATATTGATAAATACGGTGGAATACCGCCATTTCGTGAAACACAAGATTATGTCCGTCGTGTCACGAGTCGTTTTCAAAATCTCTATTCATCAGGTCTAAGTTCAACTTCGAGTTCTAATAATGCAAACACTCAAGTGATTGCTCAATCGGCAAATTATACATCTTCAAATTCAGAAGCTATGTCCGCACCTAAACAATATAGCCGTCAAATTATCACATTGGCCGATGGTACTTTTACAGATGCACCAGCCACATATACCACAGCCAATGCAACTGCCTCTGCACGAATCCGAGTAAGTGATTAA
- the htpX gene encoding protease HtpX, whose protein sequence is MMRIGLFLLTNLAVLVVAGIILSLFGVGSYHGAGGLNLGNLLVVCFVFGMVGSLISLFMSKWMAKKTTGTELIDPNAPRSQAEAWLLQEVAQLSQRAGIKMPEVGIFPSYQSNAFATGWNKNDALVSVSTGLLERMNKDELRAVLAHEIGHVANGDMVTLALIQGVVNAFVMFFARIAGDFIDRNVFGREDGEAPGLAYFAITIVLDIVFGILASAIVMWFSRQREYRADEAGARLAGKQAMISALLRLQAESEMPDQMPKEMKAFAIAEGKEQGFSLAALFQTHPTIEQRVAALQQLNVQ, encoded by the coding sequence ATGATGCGGATTGGTTTGTTCTTGCTGACCAACCTCGCGGTACTGGTTGTAGCTGGCATTATCTTGTCACTCTTCGGTGTCGGTAGTTACCATGGCGCGGGTGGCTTGAATCTAGGCAACCTTTTAGTCGTCTGTTTTGTCTTTGGTATGGTGGGTTCTTTAATTTCCTTATTCATGTCGAAGTGGATGGCGAAAAAAACCACTGGAACTGAATTAATTGACCCAAATGCTCCTCGTAGTCAAGCAGAAGCTTGGTTACTACAAGAAGTGGCACAACTTTCTCAACGTGCAGGTATTAAAATGCCTGAAGTTGGTATTTTCCCTTCTTACCAATCCAATGCATTTGCGACAGGTTGGAATAAAAATGATGCTTTAGTCTCTGTTTCGACAGGCTTACTTGAGCGTATGAACAAAGATGAACTTCGTGCTGTACTTGCGCACGAAATCGGTCACGTTGCCAACGGCGACATGGTGACCCTTGCATTGATTCAAGGTGTAGTGAACGCCTTTGTGATGTTCTTTGCACGTATTGCAGGTGACTTTATTGACCGTAATGTGTTCGGTCGTGAAGATGGTGAAGCACCTGGTCTTGCTTATTTTGCCATTACGATTGTACTCGACATCGTATTTGGTATTTTGGCCTCTGCGATTGTAATGTGGTTCTCTCGTCAACGTGAATATCGCGCAGACGAAGCTGGTGCACGTTTAGCAGGCAAACAAGCAATGATTTCTGCTCTACTTCGTTTACAGGCAGAGTCAGAAATGCCAGATCAAATGCCAAAAGAAATGAAAGCATTTGCAATTGCGGAAGGTAAGGAACAAGGCTTTAGCTTAGCGGCTTTATTCCAAACTCACCCAACCATTGAACAACGTGTTGCCGCTTTACAGCAATTAAATGTTCAATAA
- a CDS encoding DUF4112 domain-containing protein translates to MTAPTEQKKLTQQQAIAVERDLAKFANTMDSLVRIPFTKQGVGADAALSTIPFAGDIAGFILTLYAFKKAREVGVPQHKLKGVVKLAIMDMLVGFVPIVGTLFDVFIRPSRKTLEIVHDHIREEYQVHSDIHVVHPFLHESLEQKQKTSAFWRNPIVSWIWLRIPDLLGIAVLILLLVAVWAGFSYLWQFYQSFQTH, encoded by the coding sequence ATGACTGCTCCAACAGAACAAAAAAAATTAACTCAGCAGCAAGCGATTGCTGTTGAACGTGATTTAGCAAAATTTGCCAATACCATGGACAGTTTGGTTCGGATTCCGTTCACCAAACAAGGTGTTGGAGCCGATGCTGCACTGAGCACCATTCCATTTGCAGGTGATATCGCAGGTTTTATTCTAACCCTGTATGCATTTAAAAAGGCGAGGGAGGTCGGTGTACCACAGCATAAATTGAAGGGTGTGGTCAAACTGGCGATTATGGATATGTTGGTCGGTTTTGTACCGATTGTCGGTACCTTATTTGACGTATTTATTCGTCCAAGTCGCAAGACACTGGAAATCGTACATGACCATATCCGTGAAGAATATCAAGTGCACAGTGATATTCATGTGGTGCATCCATTCTTGCATGAATCCCTAGAACAAAAGCAGAAAACTTCAGCTTTCTGGCGTAATCCGATCGTAAGTTGGATTTGGTTACGTATCCCAGATTTATTGGGTATTGCCGTACTAATTTTATTGCTTGTTGCAGTTTGGGCAGGTTTTAGTTATCTGTGGCAGTTTTATCAATCTTTTCAAACACACTAG